CACGCCGTTCAGCAGTGGGTTAGTACCCTTGACGGCAACACGTATAAATAGCGGCAGGACTATTTTTGCGAGCCTTCACGACAAACTGATTGACCGATAAAACCCCTTCCCGCAAGTGTGTTAGTTTGCGCTCTGGCTTCTGAAACGCAGGGATAGCGATGCCGCATTCATCCTCTTCTACGCCGCATGATGCGGTGTTTCGCAAATTATTATCACATGCGCAAACTGCTCGTGATTTTTTCGATATTCATCTGCCAGAGCACTTGGTTGCACTGTGTGATCTTTCCACGCTTCATCTGGAGTCGGGCAGTTTTGTTGAGGAAGATCTGCGATATTGCTACTCGGATATTCTCTATTCGCTGCGAACGCGCGCTGGCGACGGCTATCTTTATGCCTTGATTGAACACCAAAGTTCGCCGGATAAAAATATGGCCTTTCGCCTGATGCGCTATGCCATTGCCGCAATGCAGCGCCATCTTGATAAAGGGCATGGTGAATTGCCAATGGTTATCCCCATGCTTTTTTATCATGGACGCGTCACGCCGTATCCGTGGTCGCTACGCTGGCTGGATGCCTTTCAGTTGCCGCAGCAGGCAGAAAAGCTCTACACCAGCGCGTTTCCACTGGTGGATATCACCCAACTTGCCGATGCTGAAATTGTGCAACATCGACGTATTGCGATGCTTGAACTCTTACAAAAACATGTTCGGCAACGCGATATGCTGGAGTTTCAGGAGCAACTGGTCAGCCTGCTGGCACTGGGCTACACTGGCGGCGAACAGTTGAAGACGTTGCTGCATTATTTGTTGAAGGCGGGTCATACCGCCGATCCGGCAGCGTTTTTAACCGCCATTGCCAGCAGAACCACGGATCATCAGCAAAAGGAGGCGTTAATGAACATTGCACAATTTCTTCGCGAAGAAGGCATGACGTTTGGCCTGAAAAAAGGATTGGCGCAGGGGCGTGCCGAAGGTGTTCAACAAGAAGCGCTGCGCATTGCCAAAGTGATGCTGGAAAAAGGAATGGAGCCCGATGTCGTGGCAACATTAACCGGGCTACCGGCGGAAGTAGTGGAAAAGGTCAGCCACTGAGCACGCTTTCAGAGCAACCCTTTCATCCTTAAGGTATTGCGGGTCGCGTCGTTCAGATCGTAGCGGTGCAGATCAGCAGGTTTTACCCACGCGTAATCCTGGAATTCGTCATTAATGCTGACTTCGCGATTGGCGCTGACGCAATCAAAAATCAGGTAAATCATATAGATTTGTTCTTTGCTGCCATCGACATAGGTTTTTACCCGGATATCATCGCGAAACGTCCATGGCGTGATTTCGCTCAGCTCCAGCTTGTCACCCAGTTCTTCACGGATCTCCCGGCGCAGCGCCTCTTCAATCCGCTCGCCCGGCTCCACACCACCGCCGGATAATGCCCATTGTCCGGGGAAAACACCGCGATCGTCGGCCATTTTACACAGCAAATAGGCGCCGTCATTTTGAATCAGCGGGCATACAATCGTCCGTTGTCGCATGGTTAATTCCTTTGGAGTGATAAACATAACGCGCCATGTTAACGCAAGCGCTGATGTTGAAAAATTGACCCCATCTATGTTTACGCCTCTTTTTATTCATTCTGCTGACAGAAAAATAGGCGTATAATCAGAGGCTTTTGGGCATCAGGCCCGTTATGTGCGGAAATCAAAAATGAAGAACGTTGCTTTATTAGGTTTAGCCAGCGTGTTGCTGGTCTCTGCTGGGGCGCAGGCCGTGAGTCTGAACGGCCAGATTGGGAAAGATTACACCAACTTTGGTTTTGGTTTGGGTACCGAAACCAGCGGTATCGCCGTGAGCGGTAACTGGGCACACAGTGAAGATGATGGCGATATTGCCGGTCTGGGGCTTGGTTACAATATCCCGCTTGGCCCGTTCCTTGCGACCGTCGGCGGTAAAGGTATTTATCTGAACCCGGATGTGGGCAGCGAAGGTTATGCCGTTGCGGTCGGTGGCGGGTTGCAGTGGAAAATCGCCAGCAGCTTTAGCATCTTCGGTGAATACTACTACTCGCCGGATTCACTCTCCAGCGGCGTGAAAGAGTATCAGGAAGCGAACGCCGGAGCGCGTTACACCATTATGCGCCCGCTGACGGTTGAGGCCGGTTACCGCTACATCGACATGACCGGTAAAGAAGGCCGTCGCGACAACGCGGTTGCCGATGGTCCGTATGTCGGCGTCAGCGCCAGTTTCTAATCCCCTGGCGCGGCCTCTGTCCGCGCCCGTTTGTCTCCGTTTTTCCTCTGCGCATGCGCTATAGTGTTTCAACCTCGATTGCAGGAGCTAACGATGTTAAATGTGGAGATGTTATCGACCGGCGATGAAGTGCTGCATGGCCAGATTGTGGATACCAATGCGGCCTGGTTGGCTGACTTTTTCTTTAACCAGGGTTTGCCTCTCACGCGGCGTAACACCGTGGGCGATAACCTTGATGATTTGGTCGCTATCCTGCGTGAACGTAGTGAGCACGCGGATGTGCTGATTGTGAATGGCGGCCTGGGGCCGACCAGCGACGATCTCAGCGCGCTGGCGGCGGCGACCGCCAAAGGCGAAGCGCTGGTGCTACACGAAGCGTGGCTGGCACAAATGGAACGCTTCTTTACCGAACGTGGCCGCGTGATGGCACCGAGTAACCGCAAACAGGCCGAGATCCCGGCCAGCGCCGAACTGGTGGATAACCCGGTCGGTACCGCCTGTGGTTTT
This genomic interval from Kosakonia sacchari SP1 contains the following:
- a CDS encoding Rpn family recombination-promoting nuclease/putative transposase; translation: MPHSSSSTPHDAVFRKLLSHAQTARDFFDIHLPEHLVALCDLSTLHLESGSFVEEDLRYCYSDILYSLRTRAGDGYLYALIEHQSSPDKNMAFRLMRYAIAAMQRHLDKGHGELPMVIPMLFYHGRVTPYPWSLRWLDAFQLPQQAEKLYTSAFPLVDITQLADAEIVQHRRIAMLELLQKHVRQRDMLEFQEQLVSLLALGYTGGEQLKTLLHYLLKAGHTADPAAFLTAIASRTTDHQQKEALMNIAQFLREEGMTFGLKKGLAQGRAEGVQQEALRIAKVMLEKGMEPDVVATLTGLPAEVVEKVSH
- the nudI gene encoding nucleoside triphosphatase NudI, encoding MRQRTIVCPLIQNDGAYLLCKMADDRGVFPGQWALSGGGVEPGERIEEALRREIREELGDKLELSEITPWTFRDDIRVKTYVDGSKEQIYMIYLIFDCVSANREVSINDEFQDYAWVKPADLHRYDLNDATRNTLRMKGLL
- a CDS encoding YfaZ family outer membrane protein: MKNVALLGLASVLLVSAGAQAVSLNGQIGKDYTNFGFGLGTETSGIAVSGNWAHSEDDGDIAGLGLGYNIPLGPFLATVGGKGIYLNPDVGSEGYAVAVGGGLQWKIASSFSIFGEYYYSPDSLSSGVKEYQEANAGARYTIMRPLTVEAGYRYIDMTGKEGRRDNAVADGPYVGVSASF